Within the Natrinema pellirubrum DSM 15624 genome, the region TATCGCTGATCGTTGCGATGCCGGCATCGATGAGCCGTGTGTTCGGTGCCTCGAGTCGCTGGGCTGGTGAGAGGTCGCTCGAGTCTTGGGAGTACTCTGGCGTGTCGTTCATTGGATGTTGCCTCTACCCCTGTCGAGGCATGAAAAACGAGTTGCAAACTCAGGCTCGGTTTTTGCTACACCACTCTTCGAACGCGTTCTCGAATTCGCTGAATAAGTTCCGATGAACGCTCTTGTGTAGCACTTTGTTGATCTCACAGCGTAGCTTTGATAGCGTGTTTGAGGGCTTCTCTTCCTGGTTTCCGCAGTAGTTTCCGTCGAAGTTGGAAGGCTCGGAGATACTGTGTGAGTTTATCTTTTGAGATGCCTCGGTGAGGCGAGAGCCACGGTCGCAGCAGCGATCCGTGGCTCTCGCAGGTGTTGACGTGGACGTCTTTGTCAGCGTATTCGCCGTCGCCGTGGACGACGTATTCGCGGTCGAATGCGTCGTCCTCATTGAGTGGATCATAGGCGCGAAATCCGTCGGTGTAGACGGTTAGTGGCTCCTCATCGCGGTTTGCGAGAAGGAGCCGAATCGTCGATTCATCAGCGGATTTCGCGGGAATCACGTACCGGTTGCCGGTGCCACGATCAACGATCGTGAACACCGGCGGTTTGTCCTGTTCGTACGATCCTCGTCCACGCGTGGACAGGCTACGCGAGCGCGACGGTCGGTCGCGCTCGCGGCCTTTCAGCCCTGCAGAGACGTAGACCTCGTCGATTTCGACCGGCCCGACGAGGTTAACTGAAGGCGCGTCGAGCGCCTTCGTGAAGCGCTCGACGCGCTGATGGATCGTTTTGTACTGAACGTCGATTTCTAGCTGCAGCTGGCGAAGACTCGTGTTAAACCGGAGAAACGCGTAAATCGAGAACAGCCACTTTCTGAGTGCAACCTTCGAATGGGCGAAAATCGTGCCGGTCTTGTCGTTGAACGTGCGGTCGCAATTCTTACAGAGATAGCGCTGAAAGTGCCCATAGCTGCCGTTCTTGACCGTTCGGTCAGAACGGCAGCGGGGGCAAGTAACACCGTTACGCCAGCGAACCTGCTGCAACAGGTCCGCTGCGACCGATTCCGAGCCAAACACATCCAGCGGAATCATGCCTAACGGACACCGCTGACGCGGTATCCTTGCTCTCTTCGATTCCACAGCGACAGCTAAACGGCATCAACAATCTCCTACGGAAGAGCGTTGGCTCCCAGTTCGGCTACGGAAACGTTGATGTCTCGACTGCTGGCGGATCTGGTATCGAGATGCAGTTCCAGTCGGTGCCTGAACCCCGTGAGGTTCAGGAACTCATCAACAAGCGCGTAAAGGCTAGTCGTGGTGAACCCCGGGAATCCGGTGAAACGAAGCGTGATGTGCTTGATGAAATTCTCATCGAACTCAAGAAGATTCGCACTACTCTCGAGACACAACAGGGGACTGTGGGCGACACTGCAGCCACAATGACTAATGTTGACAGTTCGGAAGAGCGACACTCGAATAACGAGACTGACTCCGAATTGAACGAGTCTGAGAGAACGAAACAGCCTACTGACCCCTCTGAAACCGACCAGGGACCGAGCCGATGAACGATAGAAAGCAATGACGGAGTCAATCGACCCGGCTGTCCCACTCGACAGCCACGAGTCAGTCACGTGGACTGGCCGTCCGCGAATTACGACCGTACTTCCAGCACTCGCAACGGGATTGCTGCTCGTCGCCGTCGGGGTCGTCAGCAGTCTAGTACAAGAGACGCTACTCTTTCTCGCAGTCGTTCCGGTCGGTGTAGCAATCCCCCTCTGGAAGTATTTGGCTGTACAAGGCATGCAGTACGTGATAACGGACCAGGCACTCTACGTGAAGCATGGAGTAGTGACCCGACATGTCATACAGGCCAACCTCGAAACGGTCCAGAACAGTGCCTATGGCCAAGATATTACAGGATCGATGTTCGGGTACGGCTCCGTCGAGTTCGAGATCGCTGGTGGAGATGACCTCTCATTTCAGGCGATAGATGATCCCCGTGAAATCCGAGCGCTCGTCGATCGAGCAGCATCAAACAACGACGGACTTGGTGCGAACAATCGACAAGAGTCGGATATTCCTGGCGATTTAACTCAGTGGCAGCGGATCCGGGATGAGATCCGAGAGATTCGCACGACGATCGAAGATTAGTCTTGTACTCACTGTTAGTTGCGCCTTTCATCGACGTGGTGGTGCATCGTTGAAAGAGTGTCCAACGAACTGGGTTCCAGAGAAATTGATTACCGGAAAACCCACCCGAATCCTCCAGCACAGGTGCTTGAACTCCCAGATCCACTCTCTTCGAGCGTGAGCGAATGCGACTGGCCGCGGCTCTCACAAGTGATGGTGCGAGAGGTGTCGTGTTCTCGTTCGGGCCCACGCTCGGAGATGTACACCGTTACGTCTCCCTGTGACCACCCGGTAACAATACCGTGTTTCGTCTCGCCGGGTTCGACAACAAATGTCTGTGTGTCAACTCCATCATCGACAAGTGTTACGTTCTCATATTCTCCCGGCCATACGAGGTCCTCGTACGTGACAAGTCGACGATCCCCTTCGTCAGTCGTCACCTCAAAGTTGAGATAGCCGGCTACGTCTTCGTCGGAGACAGTATACACCGTCACATAGTAGGTTTCGTTGTCTTGATTCTCGAACGTGACCGTTGGTTCAGGTGTCCCGACCGCGACTGTGATGGCGGAAAGGAAGAGGAGACACAACACGAGGAAGCCACCGAGGACAAGAGGGCGACGGAAATCCATAATTCATACTCAGTTCTTTCAAATAAAAATCCAAGCTTTCCAACCGGAAGCAGATACTAGTTTGTTGATATCCAATAAGATCGATAGAATCAATTAGGCTGAATGATTTGTAAAAATCAGACTTAAATGCCCTCCAGAAGGCGTATCCTCACCGCATTAGCCGCTACTACGGCCGGCGGATATGTCGCTACAACCGCTGGAACGTCAGTTGAGACGCCTACGTCGGAACGCGACTGGCCAATGTCTCAGTATAACCCGGCAGGGACTGGACATAATCCGAACGTGACGGGACCGAAGTCTGACGTCGAACCTGCCTGGACCTATGACGCACCGTCGTGGTTCCATGGTTCGAGCGCCCCCATTCGGCTCGGAGATACCCTTTACGCAGCCGGGACAGGTCTCGTTGCGGTACACGTCGAGGATGGGACCGAACAATTCGTTCGGCGGGGACCGTACACATCAAGTTTCGCTGCCGTCACCGCGGAGCCGTATCGAACACTGACGCTTGCCGTCACATCTACAGGTGGAGTGTATGGAGTGAATGCTGGGGGTGGGATCAAGGTCCCGGGACTCGACCGTGGCATCGGGAGTGAACGTTGGGATGGACCGCCACACGGAGAGTACCGGCCGACAATCGAGCATACCCCGACGGTCGACCCGGTCACCCACAACGGCACCGTGTATGCGCCTGTCGTTGGGACCAACGACATCGCTGCAATGAACGCTAGCGACGGGTCTGTGCGCTGGCGTGTGACTGTTGAGAAAGACGAGATCGCCTCGGCTTCGTTTGGACGGCCGACGATCCAAGACGAAACGCTGTTTGTTGCGAACTGGCCGAACAAGGTCTCGGCGTACGATATTGAGGACGGATCGACGATATGGGAACGGGAACGTGCCGAACAGATGCAACTGTGTACACCAGCGACAGATGATGGAATCATTGTCATGTCCCGGTCTGGTGTCGCACTGCTCGAGACCAACGATGGTAATTCCGTCTGGGAACGAGATCTTGACGGGAACGCAACTGAGGGGACGGTCGCCGTGACGGACGACACGGTGCTGTTGAGTGACGGTAATACTGAATTCCATGCTCTCGATCTCGAAACAGGCGAGGTGCGCTGGTCGAGAGAGTTCCACGGCGAGACACAACCGGTCGTCGCCGACGGCGTCGTCTATGCCGTTGAGCAGGGGTATTCACTTCACGGGTTCGACGTGAGCACTGGTACGGAACTGTTTGAATACGAGCCATCAGAAGTCCCTCTGTCACCGCCGATTATCGGGGACGGCCGACTGTACTTGACGAATCGACGCCGCGTCATCGCTTTGGAGGAGACGGCATGAACGAGAGGAAAGATTCCGACTCGAGCGACGACAGCCACTCGAATGCGTCCACAGACTACTCGCCCGATGAGCAATTATTGCGAGACAATAATGATCGGCCTGCGGTCACGTTGATCCTCTACGAACTCCGATCGAACCCCACGGTCTGGATACCGTTTCTCGCGGCCGGCTGTCTGTTAACGTTTGTTGATGTGTTTCGAGAGCGAGATCCACTCCCAGTCCAACCGACTGTTTCGGAGTCGACACTACAGATCACGCACTCGCTATATCCGACGGGAACGACAGAAACGAGCCGATCGCTTGACGCCCTTGTCGACCTGCCGCTCGACACATTCGCGTACGCGACTGGCCTTGAGTTTCTTGCAATCGGGATTGTCGCCGCTGCTGGGTGGCTAACAATGACGCGTGCGAGTGAGACGGCAGCTCGTACACGGCGGTTCACTGTCTACACTGGTGGAATCTTGCTTTTGTAGCCCGTTGCACGAGTTCGAAATTAGCTCAGGTATGTCCAAGCGATATCACTACGAGCTAGAATAGTCACTTTAACTAGATTAGAAGTCGGATCGATGGTATGTACACACAAAGATCCGACACCAGTAAGAACACCACCGCTTCGCATAAGGCCACCGTTCGTCAGTTCCTTCGAACCCACGATGAAGTCGCCTCCAAAGACGAGCTCCGCGCCGGCACCGACGTGCCGGCGTGGTATATCGACCAAATTGCCTCGACAAACACCTTCTACACCTCCCTGAACCATAACGGTCAGTACGTCGCTAGCAAACACGTTGTCGGCCATCGTGCCACCCATGACGGCTTCTGGCGACCCGAGGTGGATGACGGCGTCGCCGTCTTCCACCGCAAAGAAGACACCAAGTCCACGCTCAAGCATCTCGTGTTCAGACGCCCCTCCGGGCTTACTCCGTCCGAAGCCAACGATCTCCTCGATCGACGCTGCTACCGAGCGCTCCGGAACCTCGCCGACCAACAGGAGATCCACGCTGTCGAACACCGGAACACGACGGTCTACGTCCACAGCTGGCCGTCCCTGCGGGACGCCCAGCTGAGCCAACGCGAAACCGATCAGCCGACCGACGTCAGTCCAGTTGATACCGACGAAGAGGGCTATCTCTACCGCGACGAACTTCTCGCGACGTTTCTCTCGGTTGCTGTCTCAGAGATTCAGTCGATCCCGCCCGAACGAGCCGCCGCTCTGGTCCTCCGGCAGTTCGAGGGCGACTCCTTCGACGCCCTCGAACGCCGTCTCCGACGGAATCACTCCTTCCGGGAGGCTCTCGACTACGAGCCAGAGGACGTCCCGGACGGGACGTCGCTCTGGCGTGCCTTCGACGACCTTCACCCCGATGAACTCCGTGACTGCCTCCAGTCGATGTGTGGCGACTTACTCGCTGATCACGATCACGCCGGTGAGTTCGTCGTGATCGACGGCACGCACATCGCCGCCTGGGCAAACACACGAGAAGAGATCGACGACGGTGAGGTCGAGGGAGCGAGTTGGGGCAAACACGAGGGGAAGTTCTACGGGTACAAGGTGTACATCGTCGTGGACGTAGCCGCAGAGCTGCCGGTCGCCATCACGATGGAGACCGGCAGCAGGAACGACTGTGCGGCGTTCGAACCGCTCATCG harbors:
- a CDS encoding IS1595 family transposase, with translation MIPLDVFGSESVAADLLQQVRWRNGVTCPRCRSDRTVKNGSYGHFQRYLCKNCDRTFNDKTGTIFAHSKVALRKWLFSIYAFLRFNTSLRQLQLEIDVQYKTIHQRVERFTKALDAPSVNLVGPVEIDEVYVSAGLKGRERDRPSRSRSLSTRGRGSYEQDKPPVFTIVDRGTGNRYVIPAKSADESTIRLLLANRDEEPLTVYTDGFRAYDPLNEDDAFDREYVVHGDGEYADKDVHVNTCESHGSLLRPWLSPHRGISKDKLTQYLRAFQLRRKLLRKPGREALKHAIKATL
- a CDS encoding PH domain-containing protein, translated to MTESIDPAVPLDSHESVTWTGRPRITTVLPALATGLLLVAVGVVSSLVQETLLFLAVVPVGVAIPLWKYLAVQGMQYVITDQALYVKHGVVTRHVIQANLETVQNSAYGQDITGSMFGYGSVEFEIAGGDDLSFQAIDDPREIRALVDRAASNNDGLGANNRQESDIPGDLTQWQRIRDEIREIRTTIED
- a CDS encoding PQQ-binding-like beta-propeller repeat protein, with protein sequence MPSRRRILTALAATTAGGYVATTAGTSVETPTSERDWPMSQYNPAGTGHNPNVTGPKSDVEPAWTYDAPSWFHGSSAPIRLGDTLYAAGTGLVAVHVEDGTEQFVRRGPYTSSFAAVTAEPYRTLTLAVTSTGGVYGVNAGGGIKVPGLDRGIGSERWDGPPHGEYRPTIEHTPTVDPVTHNGTVYAPVVGTNDIAAMNASDGSVRWRVTVEKDEIASASFGRPTIQDETLFVANWPNKVSAYDIEDGSTIWERERAEQMQLCTPATDDGIIVMSRSGVALLETNDGNSVWERDLDGNATEGTVAVTDDTVLLSDGNTEFHALDLETGEVRWSREFHGETQPVVADGVVYAVEQGYSLHGFDVSTGTELFEYEPSEVPLSPPIIGDGRLYLTNRRRVIALEETA
- a CDS encoding transposase, whose translation is MYTQRSDTSKNTTASHKATVRQFLRTHDEVASKDELRAGTDVPAWYIDQIASTNTFYTSLNHNGQYVASKHVVGHRATHDGFWRPEVDDGVAVFHRKEDTKSTLKHLVFRRPSGLTPSEANDLLDRRCYRALRNLADQQEIHAVEHRNTTVYVHSWPSLRDAQLSQRETDQPTDVSPVDTDEEGYLYRDELLATFLSVAVSEIQSIPPERAAALVLRQFEGDSFDALERRLRRNHSFREALDYEPEDVPDGTSLWRAFDDLHPDELRDCLQSMCGDLLADHDHAGEFVVIDGTHIAAWANTREEIDDGEVEGASWGKHEGKFYGYKVYIVVDVAAELPVAITMETGSRNDCAAFEPLIEEFDERYDTDDLQAALADAGFDSQGNREFTQEKLNCPLLTAINPRRSAPLKAIRDEIKELFKNHGDEIDSPYDALERLPQEQLSEYGVEVGSVEETYIFQAIKERMHRHLRAGVERVFSRLKSFTGLDRVRARKENNVETHVVLSAVALVATSLTAKRQGYEFTPKSRQPAQRDPVRASHCC